The following proteins come from a genomic window of Amphiura filiformis chromosome 16, Afil_fr2py, whole genome shotgun sequence:
- the LOC140135464 gene encoding tubulin beta chain-like — translation MREIVHVQAGQCGNQIGAKFWEVISDEHGIDPTGTYHGDSDLQLERINVYYNEATGGKYVPRAVLVDLEPGTMDSVRSGPFGQIFRPDNFVFGQSGAGNNWAKGHYTEGAELIDSVLDVVRKEAEGCDCLQGFQLTHSLGGGTGSGMGTLLISKVREEYPDRIMNTFSVVPSPKVSDTVVEPYNATLSVHQLVENTDETYCIDNEALYDICFRTLKLTTPTYGDLNHLVSATMSGVTTCLRFPGQLNADLRKLAVNMVPFPRLHFFMPGFAPLTSRGSQQYRALTVPELTQQMFDAKNMMAACDPRHGRYLTVAAMFRGRMSMKEVDEQMLNVQNKNSSYFVEWIPNNVKTAVCDIPPRGLKMSSTFIGNSTAIQELFKRISEQFTAMFRRKAFLHWYTGEGMDEMEFTEAESNMNDLVSEYQQYQDATAEEEGEFDEEEDQEEA, via the exons ATGCGTGAAATCGTACATGTGCAAGCAGGCCAGTGCGGTAACCAGATTGGTGCTAAG TTCTGGGAAGTCATCTCTGACGAGCATGGCATCGACCCAACTGGTACCTACCATGGTGATTCTGATCTTCAGTTAGAAAGAATCAACGTCTACTACAATGAAGCTACTGGTGGCAAGTACGTCCCCCGTGCTGTCCTGGTTGATCTGGAGCCCGGTACCATGGACTCTGTCCGTTCCGGACCATTCGGACAAATCTTCAGACCAGACAACTTTGTGTTCGGACAGAGTGGTGCTGGTAACAACTGGGCCAAGGGTCACTACACAGAAGGTGCTGAACTCATCGACTCTGTCCTCGATGTTGTCCGCAAGGAGGCAGAAGGCTGTGATTGCTTACAG GGCTTTCAACTCACACACTCCCTCGGTGGCGGCACCGGCTCCGGTATGGGCACACTGCTCATCAGCAAGGTCCGTGAAGAGTACCCTGACCGTATCATGAACACATTCAGCGTCGTCCCATCACCCAAAGTATCAGACACTGTCGTCGAACCATATAACGCAACTCTTTCTGTTCATCAACTTGTAGAAAACACAGACGAAACCTACTGTATTGACAATGAAGCCCTGTATGACATTTGCTTCCGTACCCTCAAACTCACAACACCAACATACGGTGATCTTAACCATCTCGTCTCAGCCACCATGAGCGGTGTAACCACCTGCTTAAGATTCCCAGGTCAGCTGAACGCTGATCTTCGCAAACTTGCCGTCAACATGGTACCCTTCCCACGTCTTCATTTCTTCATGCCTGGTTTCGCTCCTCTTACTAGCCGTGGTAGCCAGCAATACCGTGCCCTAACCGTCCCAGAGCTTACCCAGCAGATGTTTGATGCCAAGAACATGATGGCTGCATGCGATCCTCGTCATGGTCGTTACCTCACCGTTGCTGCTATGTTCCGTGGTCGTATGTCCATGAAGGAGGTCGATGAACAGATGCTCAACGTACAGAACAAGAACAGCAGCTACTTCGTTGAATGGATCCCCAACAACGTGAAGACCGCTGTGTGTGATATCCCACCACGTGGTCTGAAGATGTCTTCTACCTTCATCGGTAACAGCACCGCCATCCAGGAGCTGTTCAAGCGTATCTCCGAGCAGTTCACCGCTATGTTCCGTCGTAAGGCTTTCTTGCATTGGTACACTGGTGAAGGTATGGATGAGATGGAGTTCACTGAGGCTGAGAGCAACATGAATGACTTGGTATCAGAGTACCAACAATACCAGGATGCAACAGCAGAAGAGGAGGGAGAATTTGATGAAGAAGAAGACCAGGAAGAAGCTTAA